From Sporolactobacillus pectinivorans:
TTCCCTCCGGAAAGGCTGAATCATCCTCATGCTCGCTTTTTTCTCCCTGCTGTTTGTTTTTCATCCATGCGGGTTCCGGCTCATGATGAACATGGGCAGAACCACTCTGATCGCTTTGCCGCTTCTTTGAATCCATGAACTTTTTCTGTTCCGCATTTGCCTGGGCAACGTTTTTAATACCTTTTTTGATCCAGCTATTCAAAATGGACCGGGCATAGGGATACTGTTTGCCATTTTGAGACGCCTTCTCAAATGCCAGACAGACAAGACTTTCAGATAGTCCATCGTTATCGATGTAATCTGTGATTTCGTCCAACAAAAGCGGCGTTGGCTGGCGTCCGAAGCAGATCATGTAAGAATCAAAAAAGTTTGACTTGGAAGCAGCAGTATTATTGCCTGTTTTGTTTCGTCCACTGCTAACTAATGTGGCCGGGTTGCCGGCATGACTGTCTGCACAGTTGTCGGCGCGATTGCCACCATCAGGTGCAAACAAAGTGTTTTTTACCCATTTACCCGCACGATTGTATGCATCAGGTGCAGACAAATCTGCCAATTTATAAACTGCGGCTTGATTCCCCCGCCGTGACCGAAACTCAATAAATCCGTTCTGCTTTAATTCATTTCTTGCTTTGAAGATGGTACGTTCCGCAAGACCCGTCTTAACACATAACACCGATACAGCTACCGGAAATTCTCTCCGCCATGCAGCTTTATTGTTTATATGCATCAGGGCATGCCATAAAGTAATTGCCGATGTGCTCAGTGAATTCGTCTCGAGCCGATCATAAAATGCGTTAATCTGAGTGATATAGTTCACAAATCATCACCTCACAAGCTGCGGGACTGTCAGAGTCCTGCCGCAGCCGAAAATATGAAACACGGCCTGCCCATGCTAGCTGATCATTACAAGCATTACTCCATGCCAGTGCATCATCCAAGCCGGCCGGGCTTGTTCCATCATCAACTCCTGTTAATCGGGCTTTTGTCATTTCAAGCCCCCTCGATAAACTGATCTTCATTCTCATGGGCAGAACATTACCTGACACCAAAGCCGACAGCCTGTAAATTAATTGCGTGCCAAGTTGTGGTTCACGTCCTGTTTCTCTCCACAGTTAAAATTATTGGCAGATTACAGAAACGTGAATGAGCAGATTTAAGCTCTTCTGAATACTTCACCAATGCATTCTTTATTGCACGTTACAAATTCAATAAAGCCATCTCTGGGACATCTGCTCTGAACCCGGGTCATGTGATTACCTTCTTTCAACATTTTTTAAGCAAATCGTTTTGGCTTATATGCTTCAACACATCGGATAGCATCCTGGAGTTCCCGGCGCAAGATGTCTTTGTAGCTGGCGACGGCGAACCTTTTCTTCAGTTCCCGGTAAATTTCCTGAAACAGCTTGCGCTGCTCGCCCTTATCAACTTCGAGCGCATAGACACGGTGGGCCACAGCCTTCTGCAACCGGCGCTGTTCACCATGATCAAGGGTGATCTGGGATTCCACTTTTTCATCCAGTTCTATGATTTTTTGTGCCTGCTGCTGAGTGACTCTCTTCAATTTCTCCGTATTCTCAGCCGCCACTGCCATCAGACTCATACAAGCGATCAACGATTGTCTTTCGTCCATCGTTTTCATGGCCGTTTTTTTTAAAATCGGCAGCACTTCGTGATTGACCCAGTACTGAAAAGGTTTTGTCTCCGGTTTTCGGAAATCATTAAGGAGATGATAAAGCCCCGGCTCACTGATGAAGTTGGTTTCGCCTGACTGGCTGACTAGATTGAATCCAGTCATTTCATATTTATCTAACCCTTTCATAGCGTCCGACGTATTCTGTATTTTAAGTGCGTCGCAAACATTCTGAGCTTTGAACCAAATTTCACCGGCCTTGTCGATGACTGAAACTGCTAAACCTTTAAAATCGAAATGCTGCAGTTGCTCCATTTTCCTTCTCACTCCCTTATGTTGGATTGGTATTCCTCCCCTGGCCGAGAAGTCGGAACCAAAAGAAATAGATCCACATCAATTTGCTCCCACTGTTCTAGTCTCCATTCCTCCGAATGGTGCCTTCCAAAATCCGGGCATTTCATTGTAAAATCATACAGATCTGAATCGCTCTTACCTGATACTTGTTTCGATTTTTTCTTAGTCTGTTTTTGGCTGCTTATGATACCTCTCATCTTTTTGTACACAGTTTGTGACATTACTGTTCAAAAAAAATTGTCCAATCAAAGTTCAGAACTTGAGCAATTTTTTTCGCAATATCAACAGATGTGTTTCTTTCACCGGTTTCGATCATGGCATATGTTGTTCTTGCTATATTAGCTTTCTCAGCAACATTAGCCTGTGTCATGTTTCGTCGTTTCCTGACAGCAATTAACCAATCCCTCGTTTATATCATCCCCTTTTGATGACGCGTATTGTGTAACCGATTTATGTTTAAGATTATATGTCACGTTATGTGTCTAGTCAAGTATAAACTTGCAATGATTACTCTTTTCGTGTAAATAATAATATGTCACATATTGTGGAGCTATAATTATATTAATAAATTAGAGGACTGATATGATGCTATTAAAAGATAGACTCAGCCTTTTACGAACCCAGAAAAAAATGACACAGGAAGATCTAGCAAACAAGATTGGAATTGCCAGAACCACTTATGCAATGTATGAACAGGGTAATAGAAACCCTGATTATGATACATTGCAAAAATTAGCCGATGTGTTTGGCGTGACCAGGGCTTATCTGTTAGGAGATACCGACATTCCAAACTCCAATGAAAGCGTTGATGAAGAAATTCAAAAGTTAATGGAAGATCCAGACTTCACTGCAGCGTTTAAGGACATGCCGGGTAATCCTGAGGAAGCAAAAAAAGACTTGATTGGTTTTATGAAGTTTTGGAAAGAGCAGGACGAAAGAAAAAACAAAAAATGATTTTTTTACTTTCAGCTGTATACTTTTAG
This genomic window contains:
- a CDS encoding helix-turn-helix domain-containing protein, which translates into the protein MLLKDRLSLLRTQKKMTQEDLANKIGIARTTYAMYEQGNRNPDYDTLQKLADVFGVTRAYLLGDTDIPNSNESVDEEIQKLMEDPDFTAAFKDMPGNPEEAKKDLIGFMKFWKEQDERKNKK
- a CDS encoding BRO family protein; translated protein: MEQLQHFDFKGLAVSVIDKAGEIWFKAQNVCDALKIQNTSDAMKGLDKYEMTGFNLVSQSGETNFISEPGLYHLLNDFRKPETKPFQYWVNHEVLPILKKTAMKTMDERQSLIACMSLMAVAAENTEKLKRVTQQQAQKIIELDEKVESQITLDHGEQRRLQKAVAHRVYALEVDKGEQRKLFQEIYRELKKRFAVASYKDILRRELQDAIRCVEAYKPKRFA
- a CDS encoding helix-turn-helix transcriptional regulator, with protein sequence MAVRKRRNMTQANVAEKANIARTTYAMIETGERNTSVDIAKKIAQVLNFDWTIFFEQ
- a CDS encoding DnaD domain protein: MNYITQINAFYDRLETNSLSTSAITLWHALMHINNKAAWRREFPVAVSVLCVKTGLAERTIFKARNELKQNGFIEFRSRRGNQAAVYKLADLSAPDAYNRAGKWVKNTLFAPDGGNRADNCADSHAGNPATLVSSGRNKTGNNTAASKSNFFDSYMICFGRQPTPLLLDEITDYIDNDGLSESLVCLAFEKASQNGKQYPYARSILNSWIKKGIKNVAQANAEQKKFMDSKKRQSDQSGSAHVHHEPEPAWMKNKQQGEKSEHEDDSAFPEGMTTEERAQWLEAYMGNI